Proteins from a single region of Aythya fuligula isolate bAytFul2 chromosome 3, bAytFul2.pri, whole genome shotgun sequence:
- the RSPH3 gene encoding radial spoke head protein 3 homolog produces MLPAPRRGAAAPAAVPYCYCSPPRALPARTKYRPPPEAAPQEKEPVRYANVMYDPRVVRGNTYALQVIPACTHLDLFEIQRQREARRKALARKRAKEQVQLTPEPVEGREHVHVQTELYLEEISDRTIEVDTECQTDAFLDRPPTPFFIPAKTGRDVATQIEEGELFDFDIEVEPILEVLVGKTMEQALLEVMEEEELAQLWAHQRAYAELRNAELAEVQRLEEQDRRYREEKERRKLQHMQMLQKQKETTEKIAAWAFAKRYLTDLIPSVFSNLRESGFFYDPIERDIETEFLPWLMTEVEETLEKKVLGRMMLDSLIRTVVEKRLDAFSQEPLSGQTEASAEEPGPIDAAPQEADEIEAADLPVTASEESDQPVAEEQLSRRISFQLEEPDQAETEDLETE; encoded by the exons ATGCTGCCCGCCCCGcgccggggggctgcggccccGGCCGCCGTCCCCTACTGCTACTGCAgcccgccccgcgccctgcCCGCCCGCACCAAGTACCGGCCGCCGCCCGAGGCCGCCCCGCA ggagaaggagcCCGTCCGCTATGCCAACGTCATGTACGACCCGAGGGTGGTGCGCGGCAACACGTACGCCCTGCAGGTCATCCCCGCg TGTACCCATCTTGATCTGTTTGAGATTCAAAGGCAGAGAGAAGCACGGAGAAAAGCACTGGCTAGAAAGAGAGCAAAAGAGCAAGTGCAGCTAACACCTGAGCCTGTGGAAGGCAGAGAGCATGTTCACGTGCAGACAG aGCTGTATTTGGAAGAGATTAGTGACCGGACAATAGAGGTTGATACGGAATGTCAAACAGATGCCTTTTTGGACAGACCACCCACTCCTTTCTTCATACCAGCCAAAACAGGAAGAGATGTGGCCACACAAATAGAAGAAGGAGAG ctATTTGACTTTGACATTGAAGTCGAGCCGATCCTGGAAGTGCTGGTTGGGAAGACCATGGAGCAAGCTTTGCTGGAAGTCatggaggaagaagagctgGCCCAGCTGTGGGCACACCAGCGTGCCTACGCGGAACTGCGCAATGCCGAGCTGGCGGAGGTGCAGCGCCTGGAGGAGCAGGACAGGCGATACAGGGAGGAGAAG GAACGTCGCAAACTCCAGCACATGCAAAtgctacagaaacagaaagagacGACAGAGAAAATTGCAGCTTGGGCGTTTGCTAAACGCTACTTGACTGATCTCATTCCTTCAGTCTTCAGCAATCTTCGTGAGAGTGGGTTTTTCTATGATCCTATAGAAAgag ATATTGAGACAGAATTCCTTCCATGGCTGATGACAGAAGTGGAAGAAACACTAGAGAAGAAGGTTCTGGGAAGGATGATGCTTGACT ccTTGATTCGTACAGTGGTTGAAAAACGCTTGGATGCATTTAGCCAGGAACCTCTGTCTGGTCAGACCGAGGCCTCTGCTGAAGAGCCTGGGCCCATAGATGCAGCCCCGCAGGAGGCTGATGAGATAGAAGCTGCTGACCTGCCGGTCACAGCAAGTGAAGAGAGCGACCAACCTGTTGCTGAGGAACAGCTTTCACGTCGCATCTCTTTCCAGTTAGAGGAACCCGATCAAGCAGAAACAGAGGACCTGGAAACTGAGTAA
- the TAGAP gene encoding LOW QUALITY PROTEIN: T-cell activation Rho GTPase-activating protein (The sequence of the model RefSeq protein was modified relative to this genomic sequence to represent the inferred CDS: deleted 1 base in 1 codon) → MKVLSSCNTSKTLNAGNMESLIECPSEADAKKCPLLGPADPEDGLCHLAADGMKKRKKVISWPFALRRTSASGDSPGQLDSGLKIALFGQPLAIICGEDDTLPQPVQDLLTILYMKGPSTEGIFRKAANEKARKELKEDLNKGENVDLKSKTVHLLAVVLKDFLRNIPSKLLSADLYEKWMLALEKPSKEEKIEELREVADKLPRPNLVLLKHLLSVLHRISQNAASSRMDSNNLAICVGPNMLGPGTDSTLPLEVQKEMNDKVTVLVEFLIDNCSEIFGEDIAWPASALTEESAEHTDSSTEHLCAAHQNDSAYDSPDPEAECSSCTCEVGHPKGRSTGVSRRYPTCMSASSLTSCKNDISTMDRRYSEPDLSFQNRFESRIRKQKLNKSEDNFPVQQKQQGLENAALEKQLAILPSQLSTDSLPKTSSSCSLESSDGSVFTSSPVVSPSSPKKNFFNRPQSFCTKPNEDCSTPRREIKKHSMSFSFANHRKTLTNPLSWGPGKNTGFQRDSFTKKDQFSCRIVQENSPEDDKPLPVPYQQRPRFRSADEVFREVDQRNPGRPPSYEEATRNCLTTHVPSCNLTVQTMRLKVSNQDALLPDPCSSCAQGTACAAPGDLPSERVPAVKDSDGETETLSVTVGINSRVSLPVTPGVYRLRAMSESCQKNKHEYVARRCSQPIFEVDQIQYAKESYV, encoded by the exons ATGAAAGTGTTAAGCAGCTGTAATACA TCAAAGACACTAAATGCTGGCAACATGGAGAGTTTGATCGAGTGCCCGTCAGAG GCTGATGCCAAGAAATGCCCCCTGTTGGGACCAGCAGACCCCGAGGATGGACTTTGCCACCTGGCTG cAGAtggaatgaagaaaagaaagaaggtgaTATCGTGGCCGTTTGCTCTGAGACGAACTTCTGCCAGTGGGGATTCCCCAGGGCAGCTGGACTCTGGCCTCAAGATTGCTCTGTTTGGCCAGCCTCTGGCAATTATTTGTGGGGAAGATGACACGCTGCCCCAGCCAGTCCAG gatCTCCTCACTATTTTGTATATGAAAGGACCTTCCACTGAAGGGATATTCAGAAAAGCTGCCAATGAGAAAGCACGAAAGGAGTTGAAGGAGGACCTAAACAAAGGCGAGAATGTtgatttgaaaagcaaaactgtgcATCTGCTGGCAGTGGTCTTGAAG GACTTCCTCCGAAACATTCCCTCCAAGCTCCTGTCAGCCGACCTGTATGAGAAGTGGATGCTAGCACTGGAGAAGccaagcaaggaggaaaaaattgaAGAATTGAGAGA GGTGGCCGACAAACTGCCCAGACCAAACCTCGTCTTGCTCAAGCACTTGCTCTCCGTGCTGCACCGCATCAGCCAGAATgccgccagcagcaggatggaCTCCAACAACCTCGCCATCTGCGTTGGCCCGAACATGCTGGGCCCGGGGACGGACAGCACGCTGCCGCTGGAGGTGCAGAAGGAGATGAATGACAAG GTGACAGTGTTGGTGGAGTTCCTCATAGACAACTGCTCAGAAATATTTGGGGAGGACATTGCCTGGCCTGCCAGTGCCTTGACTGAGGAGTCAGCGGAGCACACAGACAGCTCCACAG AACACCTATGTGCTGCTCATCAGAATGATTCTGCCTATGACAGCCCAGATCCTGAAGCTGAATGCAGCTCCTGTACCTGTGAGGTGGGACATCCCAAAGGGAGAAGCACTGGTGTGAGCAGAAGATATCCAACATGCATGTCTGCCAGTTCACTGACTAGCTGTAAAAATGACATCAGCACGATGGACAGGAGGTACTCAGAGCCAGACCTGTCCTTTCAGAACCGCTTTGAAAGCAGGATAAGGAAACAGAAACTAAACAAAAGTGAGGACAATTTTCCAGTACAGCAGAAACAACAAGGATTGGAGAATGCGGCACTGGAAAAACAGCTTGCAATCTTACCTTCCCAATTATCAACAGACTCTCTACCCAAAACATCCTCCAGTTGCTCCCTGGAGAGCTCTGATGGCTCAGTCTTCACCAGTTCCCCAGTAGTTTCACCCTCTAGTcccaaaaaaaactttttt aataGGCCTCAGTCCTTTTGCACCAAGCCCAATGAAGACTGCAGCACACCTCGGCGAGAGATCAAAAAGCACTCCATGTCATTCTCTTTTGCAAACCACAGGAAAACACTAACAAACCCCCTGAGCTGGGGACCTGGAAAAAACACAGGCTTCCAGAGAGACAGTTTCACAAAGAAAGATCAATTCTCTTGCAGAATTGTCCAGGAAAACAGCCCTGAGGATGACAAACCATTGCCTGTGCCATATCAGCAAAGGCCACGTTTCAGGTCAGCTGATGAGGTCTTCAGAGAGGTAGACCAGAGGAATCCTGGAAGACCACCCTCTTACGAAGAAGCTACTAGAAACTGCCTGACCACTCATGTTCCCTCCTGCAATCTCACGGTTCAAACTATGAGGTTAAAGGTTTCAAACCAGGACGCTTTGCTGCCTGACCCgtgcagcagctgtgctcagggCACAGCCTGTGCAGCTCCAGGGGATCTACCCAGTGAGAGAGTTCCTGCAGTGAAGGATTCTGATGGAGAAACTGAAACTCTCAGTGTTACTGTTGGAATAAACTCCCGTGTGAGTTTACCTGTGACCCCTGGAGTGTACCGACTGAGAGCTATGTCTGAATCCTGCCAAAAGAACAAACATGAGTACGTGGCTCGGAGGTGCAGCCAGCCAATTTTTGAGGTAGACCAGATCCAGTATGCTAAGGAATCCTATGTTTAA